A genomic region of Saccopteryx bilineata isolate mSacBil1 chromosome 1, mSacBil1_pri_phased_curated, whole genome shotgun sequence contains the following coding sequences:
- the CARTPT gene encoding cocaine- and amphetamine-regulated transcript protein, whose protein sequence is MESPRFRLLPLLGAALLLLLPLLGARAQEDTELQPRAVDIYSAVDDASHEKELIEALQEVLKKLKSKRIPIYEKKYGQVPMCDAGEQCAVRKGARIGKLCDCPRGTSCNSFLLKCL, encoded by the exons ATGGAGAGCCCCCGCTTTCGGctgctgcccctcctgggtgCCGCCCTGCTGTTGCTGCTACCTCTGCTGGGCGCCCGTGCCCAGGAGGACACCGAGCTCCAGCCCCGAGCCGTGGACATCTACTCCGCCGTGGACGATGCCTCCCACGAGAAGGAGCTG ATTGAAGCGCTGCAGGAGGTCCTGAAGAAGCTCAAGAGTAAACGTATTCCGATCTATGAGAAGAAGTACGGGCAAGTCCCTATG TGTGATGCTGGTGAGCAGTGCGCAGTGCGAAAAGGAGCCAGGATCGGGAAGCTGTGCGACTGTCCCCGAGGAACCTCCTGCAATTCATTCCTCCTGAAGTGCTTATGA